A genomic stretch from Hemibagrus wyckioides isolate EC202008001 linkage group LG18, SWU_Hwy_1.0, whole genome shotgun sequence includes:
- the gpr34l gene encoding G protein-coupled receptor 34 like: MSLGRNSSNDTCEIEDHVLPLLLPISYSILCCFGLLSNTFSVFVFFVHRHADSSMAVYMRHLTLADSLLVLSLPLRIYYHNKQGPYFLCKVVGVFFYINMYASISFLSLISLDRYLKIVKPVWVFRIQKVLWSRIASFIIWTLLLLGTSMFFVSNKQKNHCDKICFHFHDKGPLAGSVNLAVVALFGALFLVFIVFYVKIALRLRTVEIGKSDPNAQNRKKRLVLKTFLVPAIFTLCFLPYHLVRAPYILAQMDVIKEKASKQLLHNWNETTLLLSALNSCLDPIIYYFLSSIYRKTILCAIQGQFKTMYDLNRRRISINRSITEI, encoded by the coding sequence ATGTCTCTGGGACGAAACTCCAGCAATGATACCTGTGAGATCGAGGATCATGTCCTGCCACTCCTATTGCCCATCAGCTACAGCATCCTTTGCTGTTTCGGGCTCCTCAGCAACACCTTCAGCGTCTTTGTTTTCTTCGTGCACCGCCATGCCGATAGCTCCATGGCGGTGTATATGCGTCACCTGACGCTGGCTGACTCGCTCTTGGTCTTGTCTTTGCCCCTGAGGATCTACTACCATAACAAGCAGGGGCCTTACTTCCTGTGCAAAGTGGTGGGTGTTTTCTTCTACATCAATATGTATGCCAGCATCTCCTTCCTCAGCCTGATCAGCCTGGACCGCTACCTGAAGATCGTCAAGCCTGTCTGGGTCTTCCGTATACAGAAGGTGCTGTGGAGTCGCATAGCCAGCTTCATCATCTGGACACTTCTTTTATTAGGAACCTCCATGTTTTTTGTTAGTAACAAGCAGAAGAACCATTGTGACAAGATCTGCTTCCATTTCCACGATAAGGGGCCGCTAGCCGGTAGCGTCAACCTGGCTGTCGTGGCGCTCTTTGGTGCCTTGTTCCTGGTCTTCATCGTTTTCTACGTGAAGATTGCACTGAGGCTCAGAACCGTGGAGATTGGAAAAAGCGACCCGAACGCACAGAACCGCAAGAAGCGACTGGTGCTGAAAACGTTCCTGGTGCCCGCTATATTCACGCTGTGCTTCCTGCCGTATCATTTGGTCAGAGCGCCGTACATTCTGGCTCAGATGGATGTCATCAAGGAAAAAGCGAGTAAGCAGCTGTTACACAACTGGAATGAAACCACCCTGCTTCTGTCGGCGCTAAACAGCTGCCTGGACCCTATCATTTACTACTTCCTGTCCAGCATATACAGGAAGACGATCCTATGTGCCATCCAGGGCCAGTTTAAAACCATGTATGACCTGAACAGGAGACGGATTAGCATTAATCGATCCATTACGGAAATTTAG